A part of Desulfobacter sp. genomic DNA contains:
- the dctP gene encoding TRAP transporter substrate-binding protein DctP translates to MLKRLIPIAVSILVILSAPAFALTLKIATISPEGSMWMEKMRAGAKEVAEKTDNRVKFKFYPGGVMGNDKAVLRKIRIGQLQGGAVVAGSLTPFFPANQIYAQPMKFKSQEEVDYVRQHMDTFITEGLEKAGFVTFGLSGGGFAYIMSKEPIESVEDLQKRKVWIPDNDSFSQAAVKSFGVSPIPLPLADVRTSLQSGLIDTVGTSPVGAIVLQWHTQIKYVTNIPLLYLHAALAVDKKKFKRISAKDQEIVRDVMTRAFREIDRQNREDDAKAIDALKKQGIKFITPGEDLLKEWQLRAETASENMVSSGALPKEAVERLDALLSEYHKTNPENTGAAQ, encoded by the coding sequence ATGTTGAAAAGACTCATCCCCATCGCCGTATCCATCCTGGTTATTTTATCTGCTCCGGCATTTGCCCTTACCCTTAAAATCGCCACCATCTCACCGGAAGGATCCATGTGGATGGAAAAGATGAGGGCCGGCGCCAAAGAGGTGGCAGAAAAAACCGATAACCGGGTGAAATTCAAATTCTACCCCGGCGGGGTCATGGGCAACGACAAGGCCGTACTCAGAAAAATCCGCATCGGCCAACTCCAGGGCGGTGCCGTGGTGGCCGGCAGCCTCACCCCCTTTTTCCCGGCCAACCAGATCTATGCCCAGCCCATGAAATTCAAGTCCCAGGAAGAGGTGGATTATGTCCGGCAGCACATGGATACCTTCATCACCGAGGGGCTGGAAAAGGCGGGCTTTGTCACCTTCGGGCTCAGCGGCGGCGGCTTTGCCTATATCATGTCCAAAGAGCCCATTGAAAGCGTTGAAGACCTGCAGAAACGAAAGGTATGGATACCGGACAACGACAGTTTCAGCCAGGCGGCCGTGAAAAGCTTCGGGGTTTCCCCCATCCCGCTGCCCCTGGCCGATGTCCGCACCAGCCTGCAGTCCGGGCTCATCGACACCGTGGGCACATCGCCGGTGGGGGCCATTGTGCTCCAGTGGCACACCCAGATCAAATATGTGACCAATATCCCGCTGCTCTACCTCCATGCCGCCCTGGCCGTTGACAAGAAAAAATTCAAACGGATTTCCGCCAAAGACCAGGAAATCGTCAGGGATGTCATGACCCGGGCCTTCAGGGAAATCGACCGCCAGAACCGGGAGGATGATGCCAAGGCCATTGATGCATTGAAAAAGCAGGGCATTAAATTCATCACCCCGGGCGAGGACCTGCTGAAAGAGTGGCAGCTTCGGGCGGAAACAGCGTCTGAAAACATGGTCTCCTCCGGCGCCCTGCCCAAGGAAGCGGTGGAACGGCTTGACGCCCTGCTCTCGGAGTACCATAAAACCAACCCGGAAAATACAGGCGCTGCCCAATAA
- a CDS encoding TRAP transporter small permease: MRRLISILQKIEDGVLVFLLLAMIFTAVLQICLRNFFDAGIVWADPLVRVLVLWLGLIGAMCASRTGNHISIDVISRYLPKGVKRFTSLAVYLFTAGVTGLMTWHSLRFVAMEKADGMTAFANVPAWVCEVIIPGAFAVICIRYTLFFINHSRQLFNSKP, from the coding sequence ATGCGCCGGCTGATATCCATTTTACAGAAAATCGAAGACGGGGTGCTGGTGTTCCTGCTCCTGGCCATGATCTTTACGGCCGTACTCCAGATTTGCTTAAGGAATTTCTTTGATGCCGGCATTGTCTGGGCCGACCCCCTGGTCCGGGTGCTGGTGCTCTGGCTGGGCCTCATCGGCGCCATGTGCGCATCGAGAACCGGCAACCACATCAGCATCGACGTTATTTCCAGATACCTTCCCAAAGGGGTAAAACGCTTTACCAGCCTGGCTGTATATCTGTTCACCGCCGGCGTCACCGGGCTGATGACCTGGCACAGCCTCCGCTTTGTCGCCATGGAAAAAGCCGACGGCATGACCGCCTTTGCCAATGTCCCGGCCTGGGTCTGCGAGGTCATCATCCCCGGGGCCTTTGCCGTCATCTGCATCCGGTACACCCTCTTTTTCATTAACCACAGCCGCCAATTATTCAATTCCAAACCATGA
- a CDS encoding TRAP transporter large permease subunit: MTYTIIGILILAAFLGAPLFSVIIAGAMLGFYHSEIDLSVMAIELYRIADTPILLALPLFTFAGYILGESNTSKRLVRLTQAFLGWMPGGLAIVAFVVCALFTAFTGASGVTIVAMGALLYPALKEAGYGDDFSLGLVTTSGSLGLLLPPSLPLILYGIIAQQMSEGADISIESLFLAGIFPALLMIFMLSAWSIWTNRKHPLPLTKFEFRACRAAFREAIWEIPLPLFVFFGIYSGYFAVSEAAAVTAMYVLVVEVMIYKEIPLSRLPGIIRESMIMVGGILLILGVSLALTNYLIDAEAPMRLFSLCQTFVSSKLVFLILLNIFLLLLGAMLDIFSAIIIMVPLMLPVAAEYGVHPVHLGIIFLANMQIGYFTPPVGMNLFIAGYRFNKPIVDIYKATIPFMFVLLLSVLIITYWPALSLFLISL; encoded by the coding sequence ATGACCTATACCATTATCGGCATACTCATCCTTGCTGCCTTTTTAGGCGCCCCGCTCTTCTCGGTTATCATTGCCGGGGCCATGCTGGGATTTTACCATTCTGAAATCGACCTGTCGGTCATGGCCATCGAGCTCTACCGGATCGCCGACACCCCCATTCTGCTGGCCCTCCCCCTGTTTACCTTTGCCGGTTACATCCTGGGGGAAAGCAATACCTCAAAGCGGCTGGTACGGCTGACCCAGGCTTTCCTGGGATGGATGCCCGGGGGACTGGCCATTGTGGCCTTTGTGGTCTGCGCCCTGTTCACGGCCTTTACGGGAGCTTCCGGCGTCACCATCGTGGCCATGGGGGCCCTGCTCTATCCGGCCCTGAAAGAGGCGGGCTATGGTGATGATTTCAGCCTGGGGCTGGTCACCACATCGGGCAGCCTGGGGCTGCTGCTGCCCCCGTCCCTGCCCCTGATCCTATACGGGATCATTGCCCAGCAGATGAGTGAAGGGGCGGATATCTCCATTGAGTCCCTCTTTCTGGCCGGTATTTTCCCGGCCCTGCTCATGATCTTCATGCTGTCGGCCTGGAGTATCTGGACCAACCGTAAACATCCCCTGCCCCTGACCAAATTTGAATTCAGGGCCTGCCGGGCCGCCTTCAGGGAAGCCATCTGGGAAATTCCCCTGCCCCTGTTTGTCTTTTTCGGCATTTACTCGGGCTATTTTGCCGTGTCCGAAGCCGCCGCCGTCACCGCCATGTATGTTTTGGTGGTGGAGGTGATGATATACAAAGAAATCCCCCTCTCCCGGCTGCCCGGAATTATCCGGGAGTCCATGATCATGGTGGGGGGCATCCTGCTGATCCTGGGGGTTTCCCTGGCCCTGACCAACTACCTCATCGACGCCGAAGCCCCCATGCGGCTCTTTAGCCTCTGCCAGACCTTTGTGTCCAGCAAGCTGGTCTTTCTCATCCTGCTCAATATCTTCCTGCTGCTGCTCGGGGCCATGCTGGACATTTTCTCGGCCATCATCATCATGGTCCCCCTGATGCTGCCTGTGGCAGCAGAGTACGGGGTCCATCCCGTCCACCTGGGCATTATCTTTCTGGCCAATATGCAGATCGGGTATTTCACCCCGCCCGTGGGCATGAATCTTTTCATTGCAGGTTACAGGTTTAACAAACCCATTGTAGATATATACAAGGCCACCATTCCCTTCATGTTCGTACTGCTCCTCTCCGTGCTCATTATCACCTACTGGCCTGCCCTGAGCCTGTTTTTGATTTCTCTCTAG
- a CDS encoding sigma 54-interacting transcriptional regulator, translating into MSGSLVHQTPQATARALERELNRYRAVFDNAGAGTIISEADMTISLANDEFSRMSGYARGDIEGKMPWTRIVAFPEDREKMIRYHRTRRIAPEHAPRDYEFTLKDSGGGHKQIIARVAMIPGTDKSVGSFIDVSPILRAREALLHRENKKLRRALGKGTRFCGIVGKSPAMAEVYELILRAAAADVNVIIYGESGTGKELAAKAIHTMSDRSDKPFIPVHCGAIPPNLMESEFFGVRQGAFTGALKNRPGLLDLAHHGTLFLDELGEMDLNFQVKLLRVLEGAGYMPVGGRQVKIPDIRIVAATNRNLNQLVKAGKMREDFFYRIHILPLYLPPLRERKEDIPLLVSHFLEKYQAGITALPGHLMASLQAHDWPGNVRELENTLQRYISLDNLDILGSGTPAASQALPSPGRGDASLKTALNRFEKAYITNILNQNQWNRKTTAEALSIGRKTLYMKMRNLGINRPGQT; encoded by the coding sequence ATGTCAGGCAGCTTGGTTCATCAGACCCCGCAGGCAACCGCCCGTGCCCTGGAAAGGGAACTCAACCGCTACCGGGCCGTATTCGACAACGCCGGCGCCGGCACCATTATCTCCGAGGCCGATATGACCATCTCCCTGGCCAACGATGAGTTTTCCCGGATGAGCGGATACGCCCGGGGCGACATCGAAGGAAAAATGCCCTGGACCCGGATCGTGGCCTTTCCCGAGGACAGGGAAAAAATGATCCGTTACCACCGGACCCGGCGGATCGCCCCCGAACACGCGCCACGGGACTATGAGTTCACCCTCAAGGACAGCGGCGGCGGCCACAAACAGATCATTGCCAGGGTGGCCATGATCCCGGGAACGGACAAAAGTGTGGGTTCCTTTATCGATGTATCCCCCATCCTGAGGGCCAGGGAGGCCCTGCTGCACCGGGAAAATAAAAAACTGAGACGGGCACTGGGCAAAGGCACGCGGTTCTGCGGCATCGTGGGCAAAAGCCCGGCCATGGCGGAAGTCTACGAACTCATCCTCCGGGCGGCTGCCGCAGACGTGAACGTCATTATTTACGGGGAATCGGGAACGGGTAAAGAACTGGCCGCCAAGGCCATCCACACCATGAGCGACCGGTCGGATAAACCGTTCATCCCGGTCCACTGCGGTGCCATCCCCCCCAACCTCATGGAAAGCGAATTTTTCGGCGTCCGCCAGGGGGCCTTTACCGGGGCGCTTAAAAACCGCCCCGGCCTTCTGGACCTGGCCCACCACGGCACGCTTTTTCTGGACGAGCTGGGAGAAATGGATCTTAACTTCCAGGTGAAACTGCTCAGGGTGCTTGAAGGCGCGGGGTACATGCCCGTGGGAGGCCGGCAGGTCAAAATCCCGGACATCCGCATTGTTGCCGCCACCAACCGGAATCTGAACCAGTTGGTAAAGGCGGGAAAAATGCGGGAGGATTTTTTCTACCGCATCCATATCCTGCCCCTCTACCTCCCTCCCTTGAGGGAGCGAAAAGAAGACATCCCCCTGCTGGTCAGCCATTTCCTCGAAAAATACCAGGCCGGGATAACGGCCCTGCCCGGCCACCTCATGGCGTCCCTCCAGGCCCATGACTGGCCCGGTAATGTGCGGGAACTGGAAAATACGCTCCAGCGGTATATCAGCCTGGACAACCTCGACATTCTGGGCAGCGGCACGCCGGCAGCGTCACAGGCCCTGCCCTCCCCGGGCCGTGGGGATGCATCCCTGAAAACCGCATTAAACCGGTTTGAAAAAGCCTATATCACCAACATACTGAACCAAAACCAGTGGAACAGGAAAACCACGGCCGAGGCGTTATCCATCGGACGTAAAACCCTGTACATGAAAATGAGGAACCTGGGTATCAACCGACCGGGTCAAACCTGA
- a CDS encoding acyl-CoA synthetase codes for MSSLSSEEKSRFSTLNKENLDFLMNRYNRVNRWVIGDMIRRSAYHHPDKTALVFKERSLTYAELEKETNRVANGLLDLGVKKYDRVAILAHNTMDHVLTWLGCCKIGAVYLAINYLLKGKDVTYCIDHSESRVFIVEDALYSLVEGVIDDMGTVQSFIWSDDMAGTAPPSDRFKDFKTWYRAYPDTEPQAILRIEDPCQMTYTSGTESLPKGVIISNQALMAQYMGAIIDGNYEASDINVNALPIYHCAQRDVFMNPVFWLGGTNILVTPEIDTILKTIDQYRANMFFAPPTVWIGLLRHPDFDKYDLSCLKKCYYGASIMPVEVLKEILERLPGAGVYNYYGQTELAPYHTILKAEDAMDKLGSAGMAGLNMESRLEDETGAQVADPGQPGEICGRGPHAMIMYFKEPEKTEEAMVGGWFHSGDIGIEDADRYISVVDRKKDMIKTGGENVSTREVEEAIYLDKRVEETAVIGLAHAKWVEAVAAVVVPRKGEAIDAQEIIDLCREHLAPFKVPKKVVIVDALPKTPTGKILKRDMREEYKDLFSADR; via the coding sequence ATGTCATCACTTTCGTCGGAAGAAAAATCCCGTTTTTCAACCCTGAACAAAGAAAACCTTGATTTCCTCATGAACCGGTACAACCGGGTCAACCGCTGGGTCATCGGCGACATGATCCGCAGGAGCGCCTACCACCACCCGGACAAAACCGCACTGGTCTTCAAAGAGCGCTCCCTGACCTACGCAGAACTGGAAAAGGAGACCAACCGGGTGGCCAACGGCCTGCTGGACCTGGGGGTAAAGAAATACGACCGGGTGGCCATACTGGCCCATAACACCATGGATCACGTCCTGACCTGGCTGGGGTGCTGCAAAATCGGGGCGGTCTACCTGGCCATCAATTACCTGCTCAAGGGAAAGGACGTCACCTATTGCATCGACCATTCAGAGAGCCGGGTTTTCATTGTGGAAGACGCCCTTTACAGTTTAGTTGAAGGGGTGATTGACGACATGGGCACGGTTCAGTCCTTTATCTGGTCCGATGACATGGCCGGTACGGCGCCGCCCTCGGACCGGTTCAAAGATTTTAAAACCTGGTACCGGGCCTATCCGGACACCGAGCCCCAGGCCATCCTTCGCATTGAGGATCCCTGCCAGATGACCTATACTTCGGGCACCGAATCCCTGCCCAAGGGGGTCATCATTTCCAACCAGGCCCTCATGGCCCAGTACATGGGCGCCATCATCGACGGCAACTACGAGGCCTCCGACATCAACGTCAATGCACTGCCCATCTACCACTGCGCCCAGCGGGACGTATTCATGAATCCGGTTTTCTGGCTGGGGGGCACCAATATCCTGGTTACGCCTGAAATCGACACCATCCTGAAAACCATCGACCAATACCGGGCCAATATGTTCTTTGCCCCGCCCACGGTGTGGATCGGCCTGCTCCGCCACCCGGACTTTGACAAGTACGATCTTTCCTGCCTGAAAAAATGTTATTACGGGGCCTCCATCATGCCCGTGGAAGTACTCAAGGAAATCCTTGAGCGGCTGCCCGGGGCAGGGGTGTACAACTACTACGGCCAGACGGAACTGGCTCCCTACCACACCATCCTCAAGGCCGAGGATGCCATGGACAAGCTGGGCTCCGCCGGCATGGCAGGGCTGAATATGGAATCCCGGCTGGAAGATGAAACCGGGGCCCAGGTCGCGGACCCGGGGCAGCCCGGCGAAATCTGCGGCAGAGGCCCCCATGCCATGATCATGTACTTCAAAGAACCTGAAAAGACCGAAGAGGCCATGGTCGGCGGCTGGTTCCACTCCGGAGATATCGGCATTGAGGATGCCGACCGTTACATCTCCGTGGTGGACCGGAAAAAAGACATGATCAAAACCGGCGGGGAAAACGTCTCCACAAGGGAGGTGGAAGAGGCCATCTACCTGGACAAGCGGGTGGAGGAAACCGCCGTCATCGGCCTGGCCCATGCCAAATGGGTGGAGGCCGTGGCCGCCGTGGTGGTCCCCCGGAAGGGTGAAGCAATAGATGCCCAGGAGATCATCGACCTTTGCCGCGAACACCTGGCCCCCTTCAAGGTGCCCAAAAAAGTGGTGATTGTGGACGCCCTGCCCAAGACCCCAACGGGTAAAATCCTGAAACGGGATATGCGGGAGGAATACAAAGACCTTTTCTCCGCTGACCGATAG
- a CDS encoding response regulator, giving the protein MVTIKAKFVFVLLFFFVFFGAATLAVNTYIFLPSFQSIEGDEAVKNAKRVSRAVAREIHHLDSLLHDWSAWDETYTFITSGAGEYIETNLPLSTFKDNAVNLIYFIDTNRKVVYGRAVELDTGRDIVPRLFPGPSFPENHPALNYRTEGMALFRSGLSGIYTTSRGPMILAARPILNNHNQGPVRGTAVMGRLITPALLALLREQTQVDFVLLPPGSSEARPVLADTGEQASRRVVRDKEDRMVYVYEAYPGIEGDTAFVIKSRIPDKISARGRNAMATSLAYILLAGAGAVVVGLLFLKRQVFIPLRRLVSKTGRMGPGTGKKMPVIPSEKNEIKLLETTLDDMFRRLNRQADELKMTNRELKEEIERRQWEEEEKIRVQNLVAEQKKYALVGQIAGKMAHDFNNVLAVIMGSAELLIEDFDNMDVKRTMRLIFDQSQRGKNLTKNLVAFAKDRSPKPEFFNLNGKIEQVVRLMGKDADKVVFRFEAEEALPELFADPGMIEHALVNLVQNALHAVELTGEPEIRIRTFNDRGMICVEVADNGCGIPDAYLDRIYDPSFTLKGSRDKIDAYGPDTKGTGYGLANVKKYVEQHSGNIRVRSGADGGATFILCFPAMEKELTEEEKEALNHSVLHTGKRILIVEDEKEISSIQKQILSRPPFNHRVDVAPDGRRAEELIGKNAYDGICLDYILTGGMNGMDVYRFIREKDKTVPVLFVSGNIEFLESLAGLQKEDPKVLHLSKPCRNKIYVDTINRLLDFGSR; this is encoded by the coding sequence GTGGTGACCATAAAAGCAAAATTCGTTTTTGTTTTGCTCTTCTTTTTCGTATTTTTCGGGGCGGCGACCCTGGCGGTCAATACCTATATTTTCCTTCCCAGTTTCCAGTCCATCGAAGGTGACGAGGCAGTGAAAAATGCCAAACGGGTCAGCCGGGCAGTGGCCAGGGAAATTCATCATCTGGATTCCCTGCTCCACGACTGGTCGGCCTGGGATGAAACCTACACCTTCATCACATCAGGCGCCGGGGAGTATATAGAAACGAATCTGCCCTTAAGCACCTTTAAAGATAATGCGGTCAACCTGATTTATTTCATAGACACCAACAGAAAGGTTGTTTACGGCAGGGCCGTTGAACTGGATACCGGCCGGGATATTGTGCCCCGGCTTTTCCCCGGTCCGAGCTTCCCGGAAAATCATCCGGCACTCAATTATCGTACAGAGGGTATGGCGCTTTTCCGCTCCGGCCTGTCAGGCATTTATACCACCTCCCGCGGCCCCATGATCCTGGCCGCCCGTCCCATCCTGAACAATCATAACCAGGGGCCTGTGCGGGGGACGGCTGTGATGGGCCGCTTGATCACCCCTGCCCTGCTTGCCCTGCTCAGGGAGCAGACCCAGGTGGATTTTGTCCTGCTCCCCCCCGGTTCGTCCGAGGCCCGGCCTGTTCTGGCGGACACCGGGGAACAGGCGTCCCGGCGGGTTGTAAGGGATAAAGAGGACCGCATGGTGTATGTGTATGAAGCCTATCCGGGCATTGAAGGCGATACCGCCTTTGTGATTAAATCCAGGATTCCGGACAAAATTTCTGCCAGGGGCAGGAACGCCATGGCCACTTCCCTTGCTTATATTCTCCTGGCCGGGGCCGGGGCTGTGGTGGTGGGCCTTCTTTTTTTGAAGCGGCAGGTCTTTATCCCCCTGAGGCGGCTTGTATCCAAAACCGGTCGGATGGGTCCTGGAACCGGAAAAAAAATGCCTGTGATCCCTTCAGAAAAAAATGAGATAAAGCTGCTGGAAACCACCTTGGACGATATGTTCCGGCGGCTGAACCGCCAGGCCGATGAATTGAAGATGACCAACCGGGAACTAAAAGAGGAAATTGAACGGCGCCAGTGGGAGGAAGAAGAAAAAATCCGGGTGCAGAATCTTGTGGCGGAGCAGAAAAAATACGCCCTGGTGGGCCAGATTGCTGGAAAAATGGCCCATGATTTCAACAATGTCCTTGCCGTGATCATGGGCAGTGCCGAACTGCTTATCGAAGATTTCGACAATATGGATGTTAAACGCACAATGCGGTTGATTTTCGACCAGTCCCAACGGGGGAAAAATCTGACAAAAAACCTGGTGGCCTTTGCCAAGGACCGTTCCCCCAAGCCTGAATTTTTCAACCTCAACGGGAAAATTGAGCAGGTGGTCCGCCTCATGGGAAAGGATGCGGACAAGGTGGTTTTCAGGTTTGAGGCGGAAGAGGCTCTTCCCGAATTGTTCGCAGATCCCGGGATGATTGAGCATGCCCTTGTCAATCTGGTTCAGAATGCACTCCACGCCGTTGAGTTGACCGGGGAGCCTGAAATCCGGATACGGACCTTTAATGACAGGGGCATGATTTGTGTCGAGGTGGCAGATAACGGCTGCGGCATCCCCGACGCCTACCTGGACCGCATTTACGATCCGTCCTTTACCTTGAAAGGAAGCAGGGACAAAATAGATGCTTACGGCCCGGATACAAAGGGCACGGGCTACGGCCTGGCCAATGTCAAAAAATATGTGGAACAGCACAGCGGCAATATCCGGGTTCGCTCCGGCGCCGACGGTGGCGCCACTTTTATCCTCTGTTTCCCGGCCATGGAAAAGGAACTCACCGAAGAGGAAAAAGAGGCATTGAACCACAGTGTGCTGCACACAGGAAAACGCATTCTAATTGTGGAAGACGAGAAAGAAATTTCGAGTATCCAGAAACAGATACTGAGCCGCCCCCCTTTCAACCACAGGGTGGATGTGGCACCGGACGGCCGCCGTGCCGAGGAATTGATTGGAAAAAATGCCTATGACGGTATCTGTTTGGATTATATCCTGACCGGCGGAATGAACGGGATGGATGTGTACCGCTTCATCAGGGAAAAGGACAAAACCGTTCCCGTACTGTTTGTCTCAGGGAATATTGAGTTTCTGGAGTCTTTGGCCGGATTGCAAAAAGAGGACCCGAAGGTTCTCCACCTGTCAAAACCCTGCCGGAATAAAATCTACGTGGATACGATAAACAGACTGCTGGATTTTGGAAGCCGTTGA